In Streptomyces sp. NBC_00306, a single genomic region encodes these proteins:
- a CDS encoding class I adenylate-forming enzyme family protein, with protein MTVELHDLLPADLRRSWVLDGTCPDLDLYSLFRARQIMDLHHTAVLDAKGKLCYTALDRKVRCLATGLRDLGIRPGDVVGVQLPNNRNAVIADLALAALGAVALPFPVGRGSREADCLLRRAEAVAVIAATEHRGAHHAAELHTLSTALPALRHVIAAGPGAAPEGTIALSALLRSDPSGFVPARPDPDSAARILVSSGSEAEPKMVAYSHNALAGGRGNFLASLIPDGTPPRCLFLVPLASAFGSNGTAVTLARHGGTLILLDHFTPEAALAAVAEHEPTHILGVPTMVRMMLERLDATSEKPVSGGKPVTDRKPVTGEKQGERLPAPTALILGGAPLDEPTAAAAAQAFGCPVVNLYGSADGVNCHTGLGSTTPPTDESGVVAGRPDPRVAEIRIADTDTHAEVPEGGIGEIIARGPMTPLCYVGAPDLDARYRTPDGWVRTGDLGFLDEDGTLHIVGRLKDVVIRGGANISPAEVERELRSHPRIRDVVCVGVPDRLMGERLAACVVPRSGEVPTLDSLGRHLTRRGLEQRKHPERLLVVAELPLTPAGKPDRAALREHLAQAPPPVHDAPAAPSLAQAG; from the coding sequence ATGACCGTCGAACTGCACGACCTGCTGCCCGCGGACCTGCGCCGGTCCTGGGTGCTCGACGGCACCTGCCCCGATCTGGACCTCTACAGCCTCTTCCGGGCCCGTCAGATCATGGACCTGCACCACACCGCGGTCCTCGATGCCAAGGGGAAACTCTGTTACACCGCGCTGGACCGCAAGGTGCGATGTCTGGCCACCGGCCTCAGAGACCTCGGCATACGCCCGGGTGACGTGGTCGGCGTCCAGCTCCCCAACAACCGCAACGCCGTCATCGCCGATCTGGCGCTCGCCGCCCTCGGCGCGGTCGCCCTGCCGTTCCCCGTCGGGCGCGGCAGCCGGGAGGCCGATTGCCTGCTGCGCCGCGCCGAAGCCGTGGCAGTCATCGCGGCGACCGAGCACCGGGGCGCCCACCACGCGGCCGAACTGCACACCCTGTCCACGGCGCTGCCCGCCCTGCGGCACGTGATCGCCGCGGGACCGGGCGCCGCACCCGAGGGCACGATTGCGCTCTCCGCGCTGCTGCGCTCCGACCCGAGCGGCTTCGTCCCCGCCCGGCCCGACCCCGACAGCGCGGCCCGTATCCTCGTGTCCTCCGGCTCGGAGGCCGAGCCCAAGATGGTCGCGTACTCGCACAACGCACTCGCGGGCGGACGCGGCAACTTCCTCGCCTCACTCATCCCCGACGGGACCCCGCCCCGCTGTCTGTTCCTGGTACCGCTCGCCTCCGCCTTCGGCTCCAACGGCACCGCGGTCACGCTCGCCCGGCACGGCGGAACGCTCATCCTCCTCGACCACTTCACCCCCGAAGCAGCCCTCGCGGCGGTGGCGGAACACGAGCCGACGCACATCCTCGGCGTGCCGACCATGGTGCGCATGATGCTCGAACGCCTCGACGCCACGAGCGAGAAGCCGGTCAGCGGTGGGAAGCCGGTCACCGACAGGAAGCCGGTCACCGGCGAGAAGCAGGGCGAGAGGCTGCCTGCGCCCACCGCGCTGATCCTCGGCGGGGCGCCGCTCGACGAGCCCACCGCGGCTGCCGCGGCTCAGGCGTTCGGCTGCCCTGTCGTCAACCTCTACGGCTCCGCCGACGGCGTCAACTGCCATACGGGACTGGGCAGTACGACCCCGCCCACCGACGAGTCCGGCGTGGTCGCCGGCCGCCCCGACCCCCGGGTGGCCGAGATCCGTATCGCCGACACCGACACCCACGCCGAGGTGCCGGAGGGCGGCATCGGTGAGATCATCGCCCGCGGCCCGATGACCCCCCTCTGCTATGTCGGCGCCCCCGACCTCGACGCCCGCTACCGCACGCCCGACGGCTGGGTGCGCACCGGAGACCTCGGCTTCCTCGACGAGGACGGCACCCTGCACATCGTGGGACGGCTCAAGGACGTCGTCATCCGCGGCGGCGCCAACATCAGCCCGGCCGAGGTGGAGCGGGAGTTGCGCTCCCATCCCCGGATACGGGACGTGGTGTGCGTCGGCGTTCCGGACCGCCTGATGGGTGAGCGCCTCGCCGCGTGCGTCGTTCCCCGCTCCGGCGAGGTGCCCACGCTCGACTCGCTCGGCCGGCATCTGACACGGCGGGGTCTGGAGCAGCGCAAGCACCCCGAACGGCTGTTGGTGGTCGCCGAGTTGCCGTTGACACCGGCGGGCAAGCCCGACCGTGCCGCCCTGCGTGAGCACCTGGCGCAGGCCCCGCCGCCCGTCCACGACGCACCCGCCGCGCCGTCACTCGCCCAGGCCGGCTGA